GCGGCCCAGGATGCCTCGTCCGTCCGAGCCTCCAGTGGCCCACTCCTTGAGCATGTAGCCCAGGTCCGGCCGGCCGTACTCGACAGACCAGCCGCCGTCGATCTGGTGAGGCACGGGGAACGCGAAGCGCATCAGCGACTTTTGGAACTCGGTGGGCGTCTCGGGGAAGCCAAACTCGAAGCCCGAGGGCGGGCCAAACGTTGAGGTCGGGCGCACGGGACGCGTCTGCGGCTGCTCTGGGATGGTCAGGTGCGTGAGGCCCGGGCGGAGGTGCGCCAGGTCTGGTGGGCGAGGAGCGTCTGACGACGCGGCTTTGCTGCCTGGCTGTGGGCTGCCGCCCGGCTCAGGGGTCGGGTTTCCGTCGGTTCCCGGGGGCGTGAGGAAGAGCTGCGAGTACCTCGCGTGTGCCACGGAGCCCGGGGGCGCGTGTTGGAACTTGGGCACGTCCAGCCGCTGCGGCGGGGTGAAGTGGAACTCGCCATCTGCAGACTTCTTGTCTACTGGATGCGACTCCCTCTTGGTTTCGTCTACGGGGAGGGGCTCCTTCTTGTCCTCGTCGCGGTTCTGGTCGATGCTGGGATCGCGGCCTTCGAGCCTCCGAAGGGCGTCGTTCATGGCTGACGACCTGTCCTTGAAGGAGGCTGGGGGGTTTGGTGGCGGTGGAGGGATGCTGTGGGGCTGGAGGTACTTTTGCTGAGGGAGGGCTGTGATGCGGTCCTCATCCTCGGCCCTCAGCTCCCTCTCCCTTTCTGCATCACCCCTCGCCTCTGCGTGGATAAACGCCGAGTTTCTCTTGGACGCAATGCCCGCGACGAAGCCGTCCAGCTTGTCGTGGAACATGTTGCTCAGGGGTCGAGGTGCCCGATGGTTTTGTTGTCCAGCGGcaccgagatacccctcgccCCCGGGGCCCGCCATGATGCCCGGCTGCTGCCGCACCGCCTTGGTGACGAAGAACTTGCAAGTAACACTCTCGGGCGGCGCAGCCTCCCGGCAGATcctcagctcttcgcggaaCCAGTCCATGGCCTCGAGCCTCTTCAGCgcccacaccaccacgatcTTCTTGGTGATGGCCTTTCCGTCACGCATGCGCTTGATCAGGTTCAAGAGCTGAGACATGAGCGCGGTGATGCCACTGCCACCTGCAATCAGAATGACCGTGTCGAAGGCGGCCAGGTCCCTGCGCATACCGCCATAAGGCCCATCGAGAAAGGCGCGGTACGTGTGGAAAGGTCCCTTCTCGATGGCCGTCTCGAGCACCCGCCTGGTAAAGCCACCGTAGGGGCGGAAAACGAGCACGCAGTCACGGTACTGTTCGCCGTACTCGGACGGGAAGTCTTGGCTGCACAGCGAGGATATGGTGAATGGGTGGTTGTCCAGGAGTGAGATTCCCGGCATGCGCAGGTACACGAATTGCCCGGGCTTCCAGCGCATCTGCGTCGGTATGGTGATCTTGACGGCGTTCTCGGCCATCAGAGTGATGGCGGCTTCGTCGCCGACCATGAAGGCCATGCGCCACGGCTTTGCCCAGTTCAGGTTGAACAGGCGCATTATTGAGCAGATGAAGAATATGGCCAAGGTGGCGATGAGGTAGTGCCAAGAGGAAAGAAAGTTCTTGGTGTGCCAGAACAGCACGGCAACGTATATCAAGCCAACGGGAACGTGGAGCATGACAAAGATCTCGTAGGCGATGCGGCGTATAAAAGGGAGCGAGGCGATGCATAGCCATGCGAGGGGCACCAGGCACGCGATGCCCGTTCCGTAGATGGCACCGCTTCCTTCGGGGAAGAGCCTCGAAAAGACCTCCAAACCACCGTCGTCCCACACGGGCTGAACGTAAAAGGGTATGCAGTGCACCAGAGACAGGAACAGCGTCAGGTATCCAGCCCAGCGGTGGAAAACATTGAGGCGCTCGGGTCCGATGCCGGTGACAAAAGTGACCAGGTTCGCCTTCATGCTGGTGGCTATGATCCAGGGGGTGAGGGCCACGGCG
Above is a genomic segment from Pyricularia oryzae 70-15 chromosome 7, whole genome shotgun sequence containing:
- a CDS encoding ferric reductase transmembrane component 7, encoding MASQPESGSVLQGLVSGATKTFSELAKRIYIPLTPTSPPGLIEANTVDPWIESGKYALGWTFFAVALVACVLFTRVWHFWQDKIRQAIYKQEIENHNRQTYDPNLLFSNPAENPQTGRSMGQHFFPEDSAGKEEMAFRPKAHMSSVGFVNDTLALFRWIFYRPIPDITWRKHRITFSSLAVLAVVFVALVFVTLYCFLLQPLYWQSIKFGSPPVAVRAGMIAVALTPWIIATSMKANLVTFVTGIGPERLNVFHRWAGYLTLFLSLVHCIPFYVQPVWDDGGLEVFSRLFPEGSGAIYGTGIACLVPLAWLCIASLPFIRRIAYEIFVMLHVPVGLIYVAVLFWHTKNFLSSWHYLIATLAIFFICSIMRLFNLNWAKPWRMAFMVGDEAAITLMAENAVKITIPTQMRWKPGQFVYLRMPGISLLDNHPFTISSLCSQDFPSEYGEQYRDCVLVFRPYGGFTRRVLETAIEKGPFHTYRAFLDGPYGGMRRDLAAFDTVILIAGGSGITALMSQLLNLIKRMRDGKAITKKIVVVWALKRLEAMDWFREELRICREAAPPESVTCKFFVTKAVRQQPGIMAGPGGEGYLGAAGQQNHRAPRPLSNMFHDKLDGFVAGIASKRNSAFIHAEARGDAERERELRAEDEDRITALPQQKYLQPHSIPPPPPNPPASFKDRSSAMNDALRRLEGRDPSIDQNRDEDKKEPLPVDETKRESHPVDKKSADGEFHFTPPQRLDVPKFQHAPPGSVAHARYSQLFLTPPGTDGNPTPEPGGSPQPGSKAASSDAPRPPDLAHLRPGLTHLTIPEQPQTRPVRPTSTFGPPSGFEFGFPETPTEFQKSLMRFAFPVPHQIDGGWSVEYGRPDLGYMLKEWATGGSDGRGILGRRTAVFVCGPPAMRVGVANTVARLQAEIWGDDMLEEIYLHTENYAL